Part of the Carassius auratus strain Wakin chromosome 8, ASM336829v1, whole genome shotgun sequence genome is shown below.
aaagaagatatttggatAAATATGTAAAGACCCTTGGCTCTTTATACTTGGTCTGGTACACAATAACTTGACACTTGCACCGGGGCTAAACTTTTGCTCAGAAGTTGCTTTTTATTCCCCGAAGATGCAATTACTTAATTGGATTAAGGACAAACCCCATTATTTCACCAGTGGTaatgatatattttaatttgaaagaatTAATGCATCACTTTAAGGGGGCTGTGGATTATTTCAGATGTATCTGGTCTCCTTTTTTGCCATCCTACCAGACCGAACTAAAGAAATTAGAGCttgttgtaataatttttttattttatttaatgctgttGTTATGTTTGCACACTATCCCGGGGATGGGgtgtttgtaaatgtatatttttttcttaaatatatattttttatttatgtaatttgtaTATGTTATGAGTAACAAtggttgttctttttttctgggAACATGATACTTTCTTTTTGAagattctttgttgaatagaaaattcaaagaAGGGCATTTATATGaaagatttttgtaaaaatataaaaatgtttactttttaaacaatttaacaagtccttgctgaataattaatatattttctaaaaaagaaaGTTGTATAACATCCTTCTGTGAATACATCCAATTTAGCTAAAAACTCACTGTAGATATGTGGGgtaaaaaatactgtgttttttatttattttttatagaaactGAAAGTGATGGTTTTAAACAAatcagaaaaccttttttttatatatatatatatatatatatatatatatatatatatataaaaataacatgaatCACATTGAGTCACTTGCCTTTGAAATGTGGTGTGAGACCACTCATACCCACTTCTCAGGATTAgagtttcatttaataattttgtgtctcctattatgtttataatataattatgtaaccACTGGCCAACTTTGAGATTGGAAGTGGAAGAAAAAGACGTGCATCGCTCTTAGCCTTCTAAGGAACACTGTGTCCTtggaattaaaatggaaaacaacacATCGCAGATACTTTTAAGATCTGGCATCGATACCAATTTGAACAACATGATAAGTAGGGCAATTGTCTATTGTCTGAAATGGGATAATCTTTTCAGGCATCAACAAAATCTCTTGTGTACTCAAACTAGAGGACATTTCTGACAAAGGTTGTGACAAAAACCCAAAAGCCCTGGGACAAAGCCTGAAAGCTTTTTTGAAAAGTACTTCATCCTGAAAgtaatacatttatgttttgcatAAACAAAAAGTAACTTGATACCAAGGTAACGCCTTCCCTTTTGTCGAGAATGACAGTGGCAGTATCAGGCTTCTGGGTTGCTTTGAGCAGAAGGAAATGGTAGTTTCCATTAAGAGCTGTATAACTAGCCAAATCCCTCAGGCAAATCCATTCTAGTCGGACACCAGCATTAATGCGAATAATTGTTTCCTAGCACACTAAATTACCAATGGAAAAAAGTGTTTTCTTGAATCGAAGCAAGTTTGTCTGCCACACATAATATATCTGCAATATAAATCAttgactttggttttcatttctgctaaatgcattttcCTGATTTAGTACTAATACCTGCAGTGGATTTAGATGTCATTCTGCTGTATTTCATGCAGATTGTATTTTCAAGCCAGTctgatgtttgtgttttgttctccACAGGTGTGAAGAGAGCTTGCTGTGATTTCCTTAATAGTCAGCTGGATCCATCAAACTGTCTGGGAATCAGAGACTTTGCAGAAACTCATAACTGTCTGGACTTGATGCAGGCAGCTGAACTGTTCTCACAGAAACATTTTGCTGAGGTGGTGCAACAGGAAGAGTTTATGCTGCTCAGTCAGAGTGAGGTGGAAAAACTCATCAAGTGTGATGAGATCCAGGTGAGATTGTCTGCATTGACCTTCTCTGCTCCAAGTCCAAGTGCACTTGGGAAACTTTATTCATTATTACAACATTCAAGTCAGAAATATACAGAAGCAGTCAaaacaaaataagataattttaCACCCAAGTAATATCATCTGAATTCAAAATGATGGAAATAGTTCTTTTCTGTCACTACTACacaactagttacatgtaacggcgttacgtaatttaattacaaaataaatgtaactttaatcagttacagttactaagataaaatgagtaattaaattccagttacttatgaaaatattaaagattacaaaagggattacatttgaatatttacacacatccacatacagatttaattgatttctttcccaaattgcaccgACTATTGAGACATACGGCCGCGATGCAAGAATCATAGTCTGGTTCGTAGAACCTAGTCATTAAAACGGGATTGCTATTGTCTAACATGGAaggaatatgccacattttggacaaataaataaaaagtaggtcagtacacttgaatcgaAGCATGATATGAACCACTGGTGTCTGCGAATATTAAGCCGCAAAAGACAGTTTATGAATCCTGCACATTCTGCGTGTCTGTGGAAATCAGGCACGGACTGGAGATCGGGAGaaccgggacaattcccggtggcctggcagCCGATCTGGTccactattttaattttattattgtataattgcctgccgaatgtactaaagcgatcATTTCCAAATCTGCCATtcgataattaaatctctaatagaTCATGGATCGGTTGTGCACGTGCGCTCTCCACGCCTCCACCAAACTTTCTGGATCAGTCTTAGAGTAatcaatgcgagagagagagagaccagagTTGACTGTGGAAGCGCACAGCTAGCGCAGAGAATCAaaactactgttcagggtttcaaGTGAAGGTCCGTTTcttctgtaaagatgcttttgtAGTTTTGCATTTGTTCACTTAgtcaagcagcagcagcacattgctcacactcactcaaaatactgtataaacaacATCATTATCTATTGTAATGTTACTGTAGTAATttggctgaaaaataatcagattttattaCAGGTTTAGGGGGAGCTGCGACAGACAACTCTTACGAAACCCctatgaaaatgtacattttaatattttgccaTAAATCCAGAGACAAAGGTTACTATTGTTAAACCATGCCacgaattaaaaattaatttacaaatgaatttatttaaaaataaatacaaatggtaatccatttacaaaaacaaacaaaaacaaaactaaaacatggttactgtacttttatataattaaagcatagttaatttttgtaagggataAAATATTCTATATTTACTCTTTAAGGCCACAAGTGATACAAAAGATTATTATAGAATGTAATCATTATTTTACACACTTACTGGTCAGGGTTAGACATTAATCTGCAAATTTGGCACATGGGGAACCAGTTTAGGGGTTTTGAGCATCACATTTGACCACAAATTTGAAATGGTATTTATTGCTTTTGAGACTTTTAGCCACTTTCATTAATGAAGAAAATGCAGTAAGTGCAGACTCATAAGCCtgcttttttgtcttcttttatACACATGGACTCAAACAAAAACATCTGCCTTATTGTGTTGTTAAATTCCTGTCTCTCACCACCGTCCAATTCTTCTAAAGGTGTAATAACAGTGTTTGGACTTCAATTTATGGTTACTTGGCGAAGACGCAGATATAAAACCATGAAATTCAAAAGCAACATATAAAGTTAGTTTTGCTATGGTGTATCTTTGTTTTATGTGTGTAGGTTGACTCAGAGGAGCCTGTATTCGAGGCAGTTCTGAACTGGGTGAAGCAcaacagaaaagagagagagccATACCTACCCGATCTGCTGGAGTATGTGCGCATGCCGCTGCTCACCCCACGATACATCACTGATGTCATTGATATAGAGGTCAGATTCTGCTAATCAAATACATGCTGACTGCATGAATGTACAGGATGCTGCAGttagaagcaaagatgtttaatgtttaatgaacaAAACAACCATATAGAACATATAGTTATACTACAAATATACTGAACAAATGAAATGCTCAACCTGTCCCCACACCCTCAAACCACagctaaattacaaaaaaataaacatgcacaaGTTAAAACAGGAAAATAAAGATAGCCTAAAGTAATAAAGGGAAGTAATAGATctcaaagaaagagaaataattaTTTCAGAATCTGAAATGTAGAACAATTAATTGAACATCCATGTTCTATTAACAATGTAATCAATctgggacttttatttttattaaagataaaagaaaactttaaagatatttaaatgaATCAACATTATCAAGAGGTAAACCATTGCCAAAAGTAATATTCAAATCAAGGTAAACCATTGCCAAAAGTAATATTCAAATCAAGGCAAACCATTGCCAAAAGTAATATTCAAATCAAGGCAAACCATTGCCAAaagtaatattcaaatcaaaaggaaaatatcAACGTTGTGTACCAAACATCATTCATCAAGACTTCTTATTCAGTATATGCATATTGAGTTAAAATTGGATTAAGAATGGACCGGACTGAAATAGAGAGAGAATACTTAATGCGTTAAAATACAATgattattgattaaaaataagTTTCTCAGAAAAGAAGTAACTCTTGCACATTTTTATATAGAGGGAACAGAACAAGTAGACAGAGGCcaattaaataaatcagaaagagGACACATTAATACAAGGGCAGCTGATTTAACAAATTTAACTTTCAGTCCATCAGGACCAACACTACTattgtatagtgtttttttttgtgtgcattattGCATGATATTTGTACATTGTATTGAGTGTTGCTTCTATTTTTTAGCCACTGATACACTGCAGTCTGCCCTGTCGAGATTTGGTGGACGAGGCAAAGAAGTTTCACCTCCGGCCAGAGTTACGCAGCGAGATGCAGAGTGCACGAACCCAAGCAAGACTCGGTCTGATGCCTCTGTGTGTTTTCAATATTTAGGCCTCAAATTGATCCTcagtgtatatataaatcattatgTCAGTTCATTCTTTCGCTGAATTAGTTTTGTGTGTTGTAACATGTTCATGATCTTCTTGTGAAGCcttgtataaatatttaacattggAATGGGTTTTAGGTGCCAAAGAGGTTCTCTTGGTAATTGGAGGATTTGGCAGCCAGCAATCACCCATTGACGTTGTTGAGAAGTATGATCCAAAAACCAGAGAGTGGAGCTTTCTTCCTGTAAGTTATATGTTGTCCATTGATTAGAAACATTTGCCCAATGTCAGTGAGCAACAGTGATGAAGCAAACAGCATGTCTGTCTGTaatgtagtatttttttaaaagatgttaaTGTGATGAAGTGTAATGCTGTAATTTGACCAGCAGTTTATTTGTCTCAAAACATTTATATTCCAGAACATTGCAAGGAAGCGACGTTATGTTGCCACCGTCGCCCTGAATGATCGCGTCTATGTTATCGGTGGATACGATGGCCGATCACGCTTGAGTTCAGTTGAGTGTTTAGACTACACAGCAGATGAAGATGGAGTCTGGTACTCTGTTGCCACAATGAATGTACGCCGAGGCCTTGCAGGAGCTACAACTCTTGGAGGTATCTATTCAGAATGCTTGTTTTCTTAGTTTTTAgtagtagctttttttttttttttagagttttaGTAGTTTCTTTTGGATTCTTGGTCAAGGTGGGTTGTGTTTATGAATACTTCTAGGCACATGAGCTTTGAATAAAGCAGTACAGTTCACATAAGCCTGAAACTGAATCTGCCAACCAAACGAGTTCAGTGAGTGTGAGTTATGTGGGTTTGGTGGATGTACAGCAGGATGATTTTCTTCAAACAATGTTCTTAGTCTACATCATCTGAAGATCTTTCTCTTTTGCAAGTTGGTTGAGCAAACCAGCTGCGTGTCGATCAAAATGTTGCCATTTTCAGAACTAGTCATGTTTAGACGGATTTCTTTTACCCTTTCACAGATATGATCTATGTTGCGGGTGGATTTGATGGCAGTAGACGTCACACCAGCATGGAGCGTTATGACCCCAATATTGACCAGTGGAGCATGCTGGGAGATATGCAGACTGCAAGGGAGGGAGCAGGACTTGTTGTAGCCAGTGGTCTCATTTACTGTTTAggtaatgtgtttgtttgttgtagAAGGTAAAAGAATATGATTTTGGTCTTGTGCTGAGAATCCAGAAATACAGTTGCTCATAACTAGCATACATAATAGCAAAAAGGGCTTGGCACAGACATGTTCAGATAGACATGTAGCTTTTCAGACAGTGTAAACATTGTGTTGTTTTGTGGATTCAGGTGGTTATGATGGTCTGAACATCCTGAATTCTGTAGAGCGGTATGACCCTCACACAGGACACTGGACCAGCGTCACTCCCATGGCCAACAAACGCTCAGGTACTCTCACATAAGAATCCTATTTaacatgttaaagggatagttcaccaaaaaataaaaattgagctTATGCTATGCCTATGTAATCTGCTGGAATGCCACTCTTTCATGAATGCTAGTATGACATCAAGCAGAAACTAGAAATTATGGTTcagaaacttttaaaatgtatattttttttaacacaaacttTATTAGAAAAAAGTCATGTACATCTAAAATggcttcagggtgagtaaatcatggagaaatgttttatttttttttggcaaactatccctttaacacattaTCATTATTCTATAACAGGTGCTAAGAAATATTTAGGTGAATAGAAACATTTGTACATATAGCATGTTGTATACACTTcccttcaaatgtttggggtcgttaacatttatgtttttgaaagaagtctcttatgctcaccaaggctggactcaaaaacagtaaaataatatttaaaaatgatgtaTAGAAGAGACAATAAATAAACTTTTGCCCTATATAAAAAAGTTGTATTATTAGTTTGCGATCAAACCATAATTTGCAGATCTCCACTGCTATATACTGTGGCTACTTTCATCTACAGGGGCTGGTGTGGCTTTGTTGAATGATCACATATATGTTGTTGGAGGGTTTGACGGCACGGCCCACCTGTCTTCTGTAGAGGTGTACAACATCCGCACAGACTATTGGACCACTGTGTCCAATATGACCACACCACGCTGCTACGTAGGAGCCACGGTCCTGAGGGGCCGCCTTTATGCCATTGCAGGGTAAGATGTCAGTATAGCATGGTATACTCTTCTCAATTGGGTTTTTGCCTTGGTTACTaccagaaaataaatgaatgacttAATCTTTTGCTTTGATACTGCATCTGTGTTCTTTCTGCAGATATGATGGGAACTCACTGCTCAGCAGCATTGAATGTTATGACCCCGTGATTGACAGCTGGGAGGTGGTGACTTCAATGGCAACACAACGCTGTGACGCAGGAGTTTGTGTGCTCAGAGAAAAATGAGAAGAGATTTAATTCTGACATAGAGGCCCTTTTTATATCTGGACGCTGGAATCTGCACTCCACTGTTCAGCGGAGCATCAGATCCCATTACCAGCCTTTTTATGGCTCTTTCCTGTTTTGGATTTAAGTTTTGTTGCCATCTGATCTCAGTCCTTGTTTTCCCTTAGGGGGATAAATGAGGGATAAAACACTAACTTTATGATACAGTAAACGTGTGTTTTGCCACCATGTTTTTGTCGTCTTCATACAGACCCTGTGATCTTTGGTTTCCTGAGAGATTCACTCAGTTGGGTCCTTTAAAGTGCAATATAATAATCTACTGGTGTTGAAATGTCTCAGAGAAGAGACAAGTATGTGTATGCCTTACTGCCCTAATGACTGAATCCTTCCTGAAGAAGTGAACATCGCCAGATTCTTTAGGATGTGACAACAGAGGTGCTTTGTGTAATCTGTGTCAATCCTGTCTTTGACATCCGTTTCGACAAAGTCACCATCATCTCTGGTTGCTGGGGCTCGTCACATTGACTCAACCCTTTATATATATGTGCCTGAAGCACCAGGGATTTTCCATTATCGTGTATAGAAACATTAAGAAATCATGAAGCCAGTGTGCTGGTGTTTTAAGTGTGTTTAGTAGTGTCAATCTGAATGCACGGGTGAATTTAGTAGTGCTCTCTCAGTGAAACCGTGTTGTTAAATACTGGAAACTGACCCATTTATATGAATGAAGGATGACTTGCATGGTGGATGTTCTGCAGTATTTCATTGATGTGGTATGCAGTTTTAATAGTGTGGCTCTATGATAAAGACAATAAAGGAAATGTCTGTTTATCATTTAACACAATTGAGGTGTACATCATCGGCTCAACTGTGAGAAGATTTTTTTGCCATAGCTGCACATCCTTagccaaaattacaaaaacatttcaaccGCTTTTTGTAAGGGATCTGGTAATTTTGCGGTAATTTCATACATCATTTAAAGACCCATCAAAataggtttatatatttatttattgtgctgaTGACGTATTTCTTATTGGAACGGGAAATTTGGGCTGGAATGTGTTTTAATGCTGTCTTCAAGTGCACCTTGGCAACTCATACCATTCAAAAAGGATAACATGGAAGTagcgtaaatacagtaaaaatattattttgtaaacaaTAAAACCCAGAAAACTACTGATTTCAAAAtgagttaaaaataattttctatgattttttaaatacatttcatcactgccttttttgttttacaaagatTGTAAATATTTTGGCGTGGATGGTTTATTTGTTTGTCAGATGAAATTTGAAATGTCTTAGGAAACCTCCCCTTTTGTGAATGTGAAGAAGGAAAATGCAGAGAGACGTTCGCTCTCGACTCGAGAACGGTGTTGCAATACTTTCAAATATAAAGACGAGAGTTTGGTTACACCAATCGTATGGCGAGGAGGGTGCGTGTTTCCTACGCTGACCAATCGCGCTTCGCGGCGGGCGGTGTTTGTTCACGCGCTTATATAGACGGAAGCGCGCACTTTGGACCCCTCATTGCTGTGTTGGCGGAGATACGTTACGCGTCTGCAGTCAACGGAGCTCAAAAACTACTTTTCTTTGCTAATTTGCACGGAATTACTTTTCAACGTTTTCTTTAAAACTTGATTCCACGAAACCTAAGGCAAAATGGTAAGTGCgattacagttttaaaaatgtattctttatagctttaataataaaaagtcaaaTGTGGTCTTTCCCACCAAAACGAGTTATTTTTGAAGTTGCGCATTATTTAACTGTTTAATTTATTAGTCGTGTGGCTGTTGTTTAAACATCTTAAAGGGCCAATTGACTTAAATGTAACCGTACTGTCATTCAGTATGACTTTTGCTATTCCTTGGACCACAAAATTTCATTTTGTAAAGACTTACGTTAGCTTACATCCTTCATTCACGTTCAAAAGATGCGACCTTTCGTCTCTTCCGTGTATTCGTTTTCGCGTGAAATAATTCGTGTGCGCCATGCAGAAAGTACGACACACTTTGAAAGCGATTTTTCCCCCCCCGGCCGGTATTATATGGTTTGATCGTAATATGATATAACTCAGAAGCTGGCGCGAGGAATTCGTGGGATCCCACCGCAGAAGGCCGTTCACGCGCACGGTCCGGTAAGAGCGCGAGGCTGGGGGATGGGAGTCTGCTGACTGTTTTCCCCCCAACTTCTACAGAATTTTCCCCCTCAAGATACACTTGGAGCGGTCATTCATTTAAAGTACCGTACCGTTACTCGTTTTGGTCGTCGCTTTGATGTTGGTGGGTGAATAATAATTCTCTTGTATCTCTATTACGCCACAACTCAGGTTACTGGCTCCTTCCTGTCGCCCATTTTGCGATAAAGCCCGAGAGATCAGAGAACACGCACTCTCGAGTCACTTTACTACTTTTAACCTTAACCTGAAAGATCTTGTGCTTGTTTCACAAACATTCTTATCTGGATGTGCTTGAGATACCAACTTTTCACCTGGACACTTTAAggatatagttcacccaatatTTATAATTCTGTCCTTTGTTCAAAACCTGTTGCATTTTTACGCAAATGGGGATCTTAGGCAAAATTGACAAGTTTCAGTCATCTTGCAAGTAATTGATTCCTTTCCCCCTCTATATAAAGGAATTGAATGGTgactgattttaatttaattttttttgttcaactgaagaaagtCACGCAGGTATGGAGCATTCTCGAAACATTATTTTAACACGACGAAGGGACATGCATTGTGCAAATAATTTCTGAGAGATTCAGGAAGTACATATTTACCGGATATAAGTGTTCAGACCAGACCTAATAATGATTAATTCAATGTAAGAATGTCCTCCGTTTTCCAGG
Proteins encoded:
- the klhl12 gene encoding kelch-like protein 12 codes for the protein MAPKDIMTNSHAKSILNAMNALRKSNTLCDITLRVEGTDFPAHRIVLAACSDYFCAMFTSELAEKGKSFVDIQGLTAATMEILLDFVYTETVLVTVENVQELLPAACLLQLKGVKRACCDFLNSQLDPSNCLGIRDFAETHNCLDLMQAAELFSQKHFAEVVQQEEFMLLSQSEVEKLIKCDEIQVDSEEPVFEAVLNWVKHNRKEREPYLPDLLEYVRMPLLTPRYITDVIDIEPLIHCSLPCRDLVDEAKKFHLRPELRSEMQSARTQARLGAKEVLLVIGGFGSQQSPIDVVEKYDPKTREWSFLPNIARKRRYVATVALNDRVYVIGGYDGRSRLSSVECLDYTADEDGVWYSVATMNVRRGLAGATTLGDMIYVAGGFDGSRRHTSMERYDPNIDQWSMLGDMQTAREGAGLVVASGLIYCLGGYDGLNILNSVERYDPHTGHWTSVTPMANKRSGAGVALLNDHIYVVGGFDGTAHLSSVEVYNIRTDYWTTVSNMTTPRCYVGATVLRGRLYAIAGYDGNSLLSSIECYDPVIDSWEVVTSMATQRCDAGVCVLREK